A window of the Planococcus citri chromosome 4, ihPlaCitr1.1, whole genome shotgun sequence genome harbors these coding sequences:
- the drm gene encoding protein drumstick, with product MFAVMQVETDERREFRRKMRTKCEFVCKYCQRRFTKPYNLMIHERTHKDDVTFTCEVCGKTFKRQDNLKQHRTIHSPSCNRTATYTWRF from the exons ATGTTCGCGGTAATGCAAGTTGAGACTGACGAAAGGAGGGAATTCAGGAGAAAAATGCGCACGAAGTGCGAGTTCGTCTGCAAATATTGTCAGAGGCGGTTCACCAAACCGTATAATCTGATGATCCACGAACGAACGCACAAAGATGATGTCACATTCACGTGCGAAGTTTGCGGTAAAACGTTCAAACGTCAAGATAATCTCAAACAACACAG GACAATACACAGTCCCAGTTGCAACAGAACCGCTACGTATACGTGgagattttaa